The following proteins are encoded in a genomic region of Alnus glutinosa chromosome 8, dhAlnGlut1.1, whole genome shotgun sequence:
- the LOC133875694 gene encoding E3 ubiquitin-protein ligase ORTHRUS 2, which produces MANVTQLPCDGDGICMVCKATPSDEEKLTCRTCATPWHVSCLSCGRPETLASALQWECPDCCTSAGDFPPVKAPGGVSDDLIDKIRAIEADASLTEREKAKRRQELMVSGKACVDGEEEEEEKKKKASGGDVLDLLGGSFNCSFCMQLPERPVTTPCGHNFCLKCFQKWVAQGKRNCAKCRSSIPSKMASQPRINSTLVVAIRMAKMSKSIVDGGPSKVYHFVQNQNRPDKAYTTERAQRNGKANACSGKIFVSVSPDHFGPIPAENDPVRNQGVLVGETWEDRLECRQWGAHLPHVAGIAGQADYGSQSVALSGGYQDDEDHGEWFLYTGSGGRDLSGNKRTNKEQSFDQKFEKLNKALEVSCLKGYPVRVVRSHKEKRSSYAPEKGVRYDGVYRIEKCWRKVGIQGFKVCRYLFVRCDNEPAPWTSDEHGDRPRSLPVISELKKATEITERKESPSWDFDEEEGCWKWKQPPPLSRKRVKPVNSEDIKRSRIAIKRAQNMSVREKLLKEFSCLICRQVMTLPITTPCAHNFCKLCLEGAFAGKTFMRERSRGGRALRSQKNVMSCPSCPTDISDFLQNPQVNRELMDVIESLKSKTEEENGKSIEESSEEADGFEPSVDPSPTSSETKTENPEITGAEDGVQSPPTKSKPKRSLKQKEVDVGECLLENEDGLENKIRSKKANAEGCSLRQSVGRKTRSRKAEEDAVDENIDVGVRTRGRKSQKVVDEGNDSPSSPLVVQSDDDFE; this is translated from the exons ATGGCGAACGTTACCCAACTGCCCTGCGACGGAGACGGCATTTGCATGGTCTGCAAGGCCACCCCCTCCGACGAAGAGAAGCTCACCTGCAGAACGTGCGCCACCCCCTGGCACGTCAGCTGTCTCTCGTGCGGTCGTCCAGAGACCCTTGCCTCCGCTCTCCAATGGGAATGCCCCGACTGCTGCACCTCCGCCGGAGACTTCCCGCCGGTGAAGGCGCCCGGCGGGGTCTCCGACGACCTAATCGATAAGATCCGGGCAATCGAGGCTGATGCCTCCCtgacggagagagagaaggcGAAGAGGCGGCAGGAGTTGATGGTGAGCGGAAAGGCCTGCGTTGacggagaggaggaggaggaggagaagaagaagaaggcgaGTGGAGGAGATGTGTTGGATCTTCTGGGTGGGAGCTTCAACTGCTCCTTCTGTATGCAGCTACCGGAGAGACCTGTTACG aCGCCATGCGGGCACAATTTCTGCCTAAAATGCTTCCAGAAATGGGTTGCGCAAGGGAAGCGTAATTGTGCAAAGTGCCGCAGCTCCATTCCTTCAAAAATGGCGAGTCAACCCCGCATCAATTCTACCCTTGTAGTAGCCATTCGTATGGCAAAGATGTCCAAGTCAATTGTTGATGGAGGGCCTTCGAAAGTTTATCATTTCGTACAAAACCAGAATAGGCCTGACAAGGCGTATACCACCGAGCGTGCACAGAGGAATGGGAAGGCCAACGCTTGCAGTGGAAAGATATTTGTTAGTGTCTCCCCCGATCATTTTGGTCCTATCCCTGCCGAAAACGACCCCGTAAGGAATCAAGGTGTGCTTGTTGGGGAGACCTGGGAAGATAGACTGGAATGCCGGCAATGGGGTGCCCACCTTCCACATGTTGCTGGCATTGCTGGACAAGCAGACTATGGTTCGCAGTCAGTGGCTCTATCTGGAGGCTACCAAGATGACGAAGACCATGGAGAGTGGTTTCTCTACACTGGGAG TGGAGGCAGAGATCTTAGTGGGAACAAACGGACGAACAAGGAGCAGTCTTTTGATCAGAAGTTCGAGAAACTGAACAAGGCACTTGAAGTTAGCTGCTTAAAAGGGTATCCTGTTCGAGTTGTCAG GTCCCACAAAGAAAAACGCTCTTCATATGCCCCGGAAAAAGGGGTGCGGTATGATGGAGTCTATAGAATTGAAAAATGTTGGCGAAAAGTGGGTATTCAG GGATTTAAGGTCTGCAGGTATCTATTTGTTAGATGTGACAATGAACCTGCCCCATGGACGAG TGATGAACATGGGGATCGACCTAGATCTTTGCCTGTCATCTCTGAGCTGAAGAAGGCAACGGAAATAACGGAGAGGAAGGAAAGTCCATCGTGGGATTTTGAT GAGGAAGAGGGTTGCTGGAAGTGGAAGCAACCTCCGCCCCTCAGCAGAAAAAGGGTGAAACCAGTGAATTCTGAGGACATAAAGAGGTCAAGGATAGCAATAAAACGAGCTCAGAATATGAGTGTGAGGGAGAAGCTCCTAAAAG AGTTCAGTTGCCTTATCTGTCGGCAGGTGATGACTCTACCAATAACAACACCTTGTGCACATAATTTTTGCAAGTTGTGTTTGGAAGGTGCATTTGCTGGTAAAACTTTTATGAGGGAGAGAAGCAGGGGTGGACGGGCGCTTCGATCCCAAAAGAATGTCATGAGCTGTCCGTCGTGTCCAACAGACATCTCTGATTTTCTCCAAAATCCTCAG GTGAATAGAGAATTAATGGATGTGATTGAGTCGCTGAAATCAAAGACTGAAGAGGAGAATGGGAAGTCTATTGAGGAGTCAAGTGAGGAAGCAGATGGCTTTGAGCCAAGTGTTGATCCGTCACCCACAAGCAGTGAAACGAAGACTGAAAATCCAGAAATTACAGGTGCAGAGGATGGTGTGCAGAGTCCTCCAACCAAAAGCAAACCTAAAAGAAGCCTGAAGCAAAAGGAAGTTGATGTTGGAGAATGCTTGCTAGAGAACGAGGATGGGTTGGAAAACAAGATTCGTTCGAAGAAAGCTAATGCTGAGGGTTGCTCATTGAGACAGAGTGTTGGTCGAAAGACCAGGAGCAGAAAAGCTGAGGAGGATGCTGTGGATGAAAATATTGATGTTGGTGTAAGGACCAGGGGCAGGAAATCACAGAAAGTGGTGGATGAAGGAAATGATTCTCCATCAAGTCCTCTCGTTGTGCAATCTGATGATGACTTTGAATGA